Within Candidatus Limnocylindrales bacterium, the genomic segment TTCGCATTCATGGTTGAAGTATAAAATCGGTAGCTGTTCCGGCCCCATTCCTTGGCCCGATACATGGCAGCATCTGCATTCTTTAATAAAGTCTGGGCATCTTTACCATCATTGGGATAGAAGGCAATCCCTAAACTTGTGGTAATATGGAGTTCATGTCCATCCAGATAAAAGGGGGGTTTAAGGGTGTCCAGGATTCTTTGAGCAATCCTAGCCGCATCGTCTACCTGATGGATTCTCGGTAGGAGAATGGTAAATTCGTCGCCCCCCAGGCGGGAGATAATACATTCATCGCTTCCGAAGCGAGAGACGGTATCGCTTCTTCGTAAACAACCTACCAATCGTTTAGCAATTTCTCGCAACAACCGGTCTCCGAGGGTATGACCCAGGGTATCATTGATGGTTTTAAAGCGATCCAGGTCGAGGAAGATCAGGGCCAACGTTTGCTGGTTACGAGAAGCCTGGGCCAGGGCCAGATTGAGGCGGTCGTTGAAAAGTAACCGGTTAGGTAGACCGGTGAGGGCGTCATAATACGCAAGTTTCTTAACCATTTTTTCTGCCCGTTTGCGTTCGGTAATATCCGTCAGTGAGGAGATTACACCGGTAATGGCTCCCTTGGCATCCCGAAGGGGAGCTGCATTGAGGGATACAATCACTTGAGTTCCGTCAGGACGATGGATGACCTGTTCTACGCCATAAACGGGTTGACCCGTTCGTAGGACTTGAGTGAAGGGCCGCTTCTCATCGGGAAAAGGTTTTCCTCGTAGTGTCGTAATTTTCCAATCCTTCATCCTCCTTCCCTCTTTTCCATCCTGGTGGAAGGAAAGCGAAGAGGCCGAAGAGTGGGATATTCCGTAAATTTTCTCTGCAGCAGCGTTGGCAAAAATAATTCGACCTTCCAGATCTTCTATCAGAATGCCATCAGCAACCGTCTCAACGATACGTGCCAGACGTTCTTCATTTGCCCGAAGGGCTTCTTCTGCCTGCCTGCGCTCAAACAATTCCTGTTCAATGGAGGTGTATAATCGGGCGTTATCCAGGGCTATAGAGGCTAACTCGGCAAACCGGCTCAACAGCTTAACCTCGTCTTCGCTGAAGGTTCGATCTTCCTTAGAATAGGCCAGTCCGATCACCCCTACCGTCTGGGAATCCGATTTCAGCGGTACCGCTATAACTGCATGAAGGCCCTCACTTCTCATTTCCCCCTTACCCCCTCCTTTACCCTTCCCCCTGCTCTCCTCGTTTCCCTTCTCCCAACTTGGGAGGGGGGAATAGGAGGAGAGAGATGGAGAGGTGAGAGGGGGGAGGTAAGGAGCAGGTGAACGGCCCCACCAGGTCTGGTAATCTTCCACAATCAAAGGCTGACCGGTTTGCCAGATAATTCCTGCGATCCCTTCTCCGGGTTTGAGACGGTGACCTGTATACCGGCTATAAGCCCCCATACCTACCTGTAAAACCATCTCGGCTTCTCCCTCTTGAGCCAGGTAGATAAACCCATGAGGTGTTCCCAATAAAGCCCCGGCACGGGAAACAATGGCTTCAAGCAAGTCGTTCAATTTCAGCCGATTCATCAATCCCAGAGCCGTTTCGTGTAAAGCATCCAGATATTCATTCTGTTGGTTTAGTTTCTCCCTTACTCGCTTACGCCGGAAAATTTTTTTGATGATTCGTTTTATCCTCATCTTACGAGCTCCCTCCCTATCCATGCCTTTGGTACATCTTTTTCTGATTGAATATGTCGTTTACTATTAATTTTCTATATGAAGAGATTACATCCTGGGTAGAGGCGATCCAGCAGGGTCATCCTCCTATAGGTAGCCCCCCCTCGGCTCCTTTCAGGGGTAATTTTCTGACCTAACCCCCTTCCCCGCGGGAAGGGGGGATTCGTGAATGACCTGGGTTCCCACTCTCGCTTTCCCTTACGGGGAAGGGAAGTCAGAGGAGTCAGGTTTAAAAACCTGCCCCAGAAAGCCTAACCCCCTTCCAGGGGAAATTTAGAAGGTTACCTGCCGGATTCCTTCCTCGAGGGAGAAGAGGGGGGGTTCAGGTCGAAAATAAAGCTTTTCCCCTTCTTAACTGGATACGGATGGGACGGTCCCTATCCGTTATGCCACATTTCAACATTGATTTGGTATCATCCTTACAGACAGGGCTCCTGGGAAAGGGCTAGGAAAGAAAATCAGGAAGAAGCTATCTAATGCTTCGTTATTTCTTTCGGCAGCCCTTCTACCCTGGTGTCAGAGCACTTTAGGTCAGTGGCTTTCCGTCCTATGTTTTCACATAGTCTGGCCTTATCGAGAAATAACTTTCCATGCGCAGCTTTAAAACCTGTTCTGTTAAGATTAACAGCAACTCCAATGCCAAGAAGTTTTTAATCCTGAAGAATTTCTGTAAAGGAATTCTGAGAGTTTTATCTTCCTGGTTTTTTGCGTCTTATGGTTTCCTGAAAGGCGTCTAGAAATTAGACGTTTAAAACCCAAAACTTTCCGGATGGTCTCCTGGAACTTCAACCGAATACCTCTTTTAGGGGGAAAATAGAGGCTAATTACTTTTCAGGATAAAAATACCGGGAATAAAATACGAATTTGATTGTTTTAACTAAAAAACAGGATGAGAACATCAAAATAACAACCTAACATAACCAGTGAAATCCGATGATGGTGATTCTTACCGGCCGTTTCCCACACAGGCAGGATAGTCGGCCGGGAGGAGAAAGAAACCCTTCCGTACTGAACCTGAAGATTTTCAGATGAGCCTTTTCCTATTCAACAAAGGAGGTGCGAGATGCGACAAAATAAAAAGATGTGGCTGATACTACCGGCCATTATCATAAGCTTTATGGGGTCGTTTTCTGCCCAGGCCTATGAAGTTATGGAAGTTAAAGATGGAGGAACCCTAGAGGGAAAAGTAATATTTAAAGGAACCGTTCCTCCTCCTAAGGACGCCGTTATTACCAAAGATAAGGAAGTCTGCGATAAAGACGGGACCGGGATCAAGAAACTCCCCCAAATTAAGATATCCGGGGATAGTGGGGTCCTGGACGCTATTGTCTTCATAGACGGGATCGGCAAGGGAAAAGACTGGCCGAAACGGGAGGGAATTCCTTTTATCAACAATAAAAATTGCGAATTTGAGCCCTATGTGCAGGTGGTTCCTACAGGAACCGACTTCGAAGTGGTCAACAGCGATCCGGTTCTACATAACACCCATTCCTTTATCGATAAACGTACGCTGTTTAATTTGGCTCTTCCTAATCAAGGCATGCGGATTAAAAAGTCCATGCCTAAGAAACCTGAATTAGTAAGGTTTGAATGCGATGCCCATGGATGGATGTTGGGTTGGGTTTATGCTTCCGATAATCCTTACTATGCCGTAACAGGTGAGGGGGGAGCGTTTAAAATAGAGAATATTCCACCGGGTACTTATAAGGTTAAGGTATGGCAGGATTACGTGGGTACAAAAGAACAGGAGGTGACCATTGAGGCGGGGAAAACAACTACGTTAAATGTAGAACTAACTAAATAAGAAGAAAAGTCCAGGATTCTGAACCGACCGAGAGTGCAAGCCTCTGCTTCATCCCTTATCCTCCTTTCCTGAAACTTCAGGAAAGGGGAGCAAAGGGGTGAGGTACCAGATGCTCGCACTTTCGGATATGAATCAGGAGGGTAAAGTATGGAGAAGGATAAAGAAAAACAAGAGCTTCGAGGGGATTCATCCTTTATGATGACCCGTCG encodes:
- a CDS encoding diguanylate cyclase, whose translation is MRIKRIIKKIFRRKRVREKLNQQNEYLDALHETALGLMNRLKLNDLLEAIVSRAGALLGTPHGFIYLAQEGEAEMVLQVGMGAYSRYTGHRLKPGEGIAGIIWQTGQPLIVEDYQTWWGRSPAPYLPPLTSPSLSSYSPLPSWEKGNEESRGKGKGGGKGEMRSEGLHAVIAVPLKSDSQTVGVIGLAYSKEDRTFSEDEVKLLSRFAELASIALDNARLYTSIEQELFERRQAEEALRANEERLARIVETVADGILIEDLEGRIIFANAAAEKIYGISHSSASSLSFHQDGKEGRRMKDWKITTLRGKPFPDEKRPFTQVLRTGQPVYGVEQVIHRPDGTQVIVSLNAAPLRDAKGAITGVISSLTDITERKRAEKMVKKLAYYDALTGLPNRLLFNDRLNLALAQASRNQQTLALIFLDLDRFKTINDTLGHTLGDRLLREIAKRLVGCLRRSDTVSRFGSDECIISRLGGDEFTILLPRIHQVDDAARIAQRILDTLKPPFYLDGHELHITTSLGIAFYPNDGKDAQTLLKNADAAMYRAKEWGRNSYRFYTSTMNAKALERLVLEAQLRHTVEREEFAVYYQPQVNLKTGKMVGVEALIRWQHPELGLVLPGNFIRLAEETGLITSI
- a CDS encoding carboxypeptidase regulatory-like domain-containing protein, producing the protein MRQNKKMWLILPAIIISFMGSFSAQAYEVMEVKDGGTLEGKVIFKGTVPPPKDAVITKDKEVCDKDGTGIKKLPQIKISGDSGVLDAIVFIDGIGKGKDWPKREGIPFINNKNCEFEPYVQVVPTGTDFEVVNSDPVLHNTHSFIDKRTLFNLALPNQGMRIKKSMPKKPELVRFECDAHGWMLGWVYASDNPYYAVTGEGGAFKIENIPPGTYKVKVWQDYVGTKEQEVTIEAGKTTTLNVELTK